In Excalfactoria chinensis isolate bCotChi1 chromosome 5, bCotChi1.hap2, whole genome shotgun sequence, a single genomic region encodes these proteins:
- the MRPL23 gene encoding large ribosomal subunit protein uL23m — translation MAAGCKKAVYPLYQLGGPQLRIFRPNFFMLAVRPGVPQPEDTVQFRVSMEMTKVDIKNYLEKIYNVPVAAVRTRIQYGANNKRDHRNRRVKKPDYKVAYVQLGQGKTFQFPNLFPEKEDKEGEAFEDFRKQFMEKEQQSQKGDPRRGGVPDWFGL, via the exons ATGGCGGcgggctgcaagaaggctgt GTACCCCTTGTACCAGCTGGGCGGTCCCCAGCTGCGGATTTTCCGCCCCAACTTCTTCATGCTGGCGGTGCGGCCTGGTGTGCCGCAGCCCGAGGACACCGTGCAGTTCCGCGTCTCCATGGA AATGACAAAAGTGGATATCAAGAATTACCTTGAGAAAATCTATAATGTGCCAGTAGCTGCTGTGAGGACAAGGATACAGTACG GTGCGAACAACAAGAGAGACCATAGGAATCGGAGAGTGAAGAAGCCAGATTACAAGGTTGCCTATGTACAGCTG gGTCAAGGGAAAACCTTTCAGTTTCCCAACCTGTTTCcagagaaagaagacaaagaaggtGAGGCTTTCGAGGACTTCAGGAAGCAGTTCATGgagaaagagcagcaaagccAGAAGGGTGACCCCAGACGAGGCGGAGTCCCTGATTGGTTTGGACTTTGA